One region of Anthonomus grandis grandis chromosome 22, icAntGran1.3, whole genome shotgun sequence genomic DNA includes:
- the LOC126748866 gene encoding serine protease nudel isoform X2 → MVVPKKLSSESKIMKNDGKGLVSKSPEPFQEPDGMTVIDLNRSNDYTKENEGEKDKLKQEQQIKYTSRLICLLCLGILIIMIFMTFAVINKNFQVFPSSHSPKSTALVQFIEETKQLNRALFRQKLETSHYLEESYDDINLCKIEQTIESCCDIFKTKEDLLAWAEYCSVEDMLDILSDFELMIRRKRDIFQPQTGLDPIFSNPIMSNVPEHVFLPARKNLQPIENWSDFENIPETQLKQRDFYFANSRKPEEHTSSRIQNMQVDHNGNFRFQIDGHRIFIPIRSDMNNNDIPEENNKGSVDSFISLVSDPQLPNFIHPPQNFHTEINLQKNFVHDENKKFDLPEPENIVGMQQTADHNQRITEQKASLQTLENVLINNSFNIISQKNFSEHPLFMTKVAPDIQNFNQENYTPFDTTYYFKHETEKAPQAMMNNEINLNLKHLIKENIEHPEEMLNINEHLGGLRYNIKVTRPNSEYFKKSSDLRDNVFLENKLDQEVTSIRSQLKAITISQGSNDQNHETLPPITFNNNLRSVTGNVKPIIEVNTLKEVTSNVPQSDSDLDLEGQLNNQKKHTEIKGQNLVEVNRSLQGLKIENLIETTVNPVQSSNILHLTEKIEVLTEFLPSWTESITPSSENNAEENIESANRANTDQENFRGKPKQLDSFTATEDMQSHQQRFVNPCFVPYANPYVSQPAKVGNSQDTGYLKIVSFNQPKIQNPPTYVLNPAMYYGLPPTSAFMNPYMFSNVYSPTVAQPPPSVPLNHDQIQVAGVGGQYYMCNPIPTPSNNIAGIPGVEVRRFASNMQSIIDGVEEYERINKSRAASVLVCPLGEQACLDDTVCVKNHQICDSEVHCDDSSDEVACDCKERVGKLRLCDGYCDCPRCEDETGCFGCEETEFSCDDWSRLRRSTCIPISQRCDGIKHCEVTGKDESDCSILADHLGNFPLNKISNSVGFLHRNFKGKWYPTCFGTELWAAEVCQVEAGPSAIIPKTHMTLTTTPYDGLFINIRPDNEISLVNTCVQDRAAFVECPPIYCGLRFLINNPYRMEEVDTTVEDMLSNIERADSMRHVMFKREDTDNTFDQTLAKHNLSHSHIEEVRKNLERSLKRRDLSAESSILKESRVVGGKPSQPAAWPWLVSIYRNGIFHCGGVLINDLWIVTASHCVSKYWQFYYEIQAGTLRRFSYSPMDQRRWVKLVVPHKAYSKNNLRNDIALMKLSAPIRYNRYVRPICLPSEATAGQNYLNGPMAGTVCTTVGWGATIEHGSDPDHMREVEVPILSHCIHKEDSDVEEICAGLIEGGKDACQGDSGGPLMCRNPNNPNQWYLAGVVSHGEGCARPNEPGVYTKVSKYVGWIAENTRDDKLTFRIPLQKCPGYTCRGTKQCVPKKRRCDRIIDCLFGDDELNCQNRFKEFFKHSRTTVVPSSHIPQLSIDPFEFVLGTSLNNSGETNSDISLVEISTITNENSTIDIKSNDTIYTTKLPELLNISHTTELDKNNYQNDINETNTKLDIIIIENSTLKMDNNTALITELGNDGNDETTEKNRKERPFEKIYFKCKEMLQIISIEKRCNKMFDCEDGSDEIDCTCSDYINAVDSSAICDGVVDCHDASDERNCVTCNKTQYTCSLSQKCINLSQRCDGNVDCPQNEDELNCATLSNGYIVTLDKDSKPSFKSDGVFTINRQGLWKPLCLNSTYLRHEEPAISMIICNLLGFDEYSSYHTRLVQEKIINATFSDAEGLSSEEKCTHCCEGLYVSCSNFSTSSSLSYKSLEQVNELYFSPWMVAIYSEGEYNCMGTLLNDIWVITSIKCFREIQNIQMNYVVAVLGKGKLHLHENGPHEQIIRVTESVNLDDTDIVLLRLEENVKFNRYVQAARLNSRRDSIHNEKCYAAGRDRQNKTMFVHLLPNKNCPSGLRCFGKKIQDGCENLLPWSGVIICDSRSGWYPAAVFNEDHGYCGFSLHKKYTSIQFHKNQINKVFEFVPKPVPAPICYGFRCSLGNCIPEHNLCDGINHCHDGSDENSTVCYEREKECYMNDNCVCSHTQLKCPHSNKCYRKSAFCDRTDNCGAFEDEPEVCTCHNYLNLTNPQKICDGTVNCFDRSDENPEICTCQPGSFQCGQNKCVSPEMVCDDFKDCPNGEDEQNCLTLKAEGDSNAGEVLTRTGGILHGGCFKSEYSMSILENICLKLGFEESSGHQLIPSVNATLTALRPVFDSYNVVWLRRNPDNRMKLRLRTGNEPYVKFVMDDSCHRLFIACIPKEREINT, encoded by the exons atggtggTTCCCAAAAAACTCTCTTCGGagtcaaaaattatgaaaaacgaCGGAAAAGGACTAGTTTCGAAGAGTCCAGAACCGTTTCAAGAACCAGATGGCATGACTGTCATAGATTTGAACAGAAGTAATGATTATACCAAAG AGAATGAAGGGGAAAAGGACAAGCTCAAGCAAGAGCAACAGATTAAGTACACATCCCGGCTGATCTGCCTACTGTGCTTaggaatattaataataatgatttttatgaCCTTTGCTGTTATTAACAAAA attttcaagTTTTCCCAAGTAGCCACTCACCAAAGTCTACTGCACTAGTCCAGTTTatagaagaaacaaaacaaCTAAACCGTGCCCTTTTTCGACAAAAGCTTGAAACTTCTCACTACCTAGAGGAATCTTATGATGACATCAACCTCTGTAAAATAGAACAAACCATTGAAAGTTGCTGTGACATCTTTAAAACTAAAGAAGATCTACTTGCTTGGGCAGAGTACTGTTCAGTAGAAGATATGTTGGATATTTTATCAGATTTTGAATTAATGATAAGGAGGAAACGTGATATATTTCAACCTCAAACAGGATTAG aTCCTATTTTTTCAAATCCTATAATGTCAAATGTGCCTGAGCATGTTTTTTTACCAGCTAGAAAAAACTTACAACCAATAGAAAACTGGTCAGATTTCGAGAATATTCCAGAAACTCAACTAAAACAAagagatttttattttgcaaattccAGGAAGCCTGAAGAACATACTAGTTCCAGAATTCAAAATATGCAAGTTGATCATAATGGTAATTTTAGGTTTCAAATTGATGGTCATCGCATATTCATTCCAATAAGAAGTGACATGAACAATAATGATATACCAGAGGAAAATAATAAAGGATCTGTCGATTCATTTATATCACTAGTTTCAGATCCTCAATTACCAAATTTTATACATCCCCCTCAAAATTTCCACACAGAAATAAACTTACAAAAGAATTTTGTACATGATGAAAATAAGAAGTTTGACCTTCCAGAACCAGAAAATATAGTTGGGATGCAACAAACAGCTGATCATAATCAACGGATAACTGAACAAAAAGCATCATtacaaacattagaaaatgtATTGATTAATAATTCCTTTAACATAATATCTCAAAAGAATTTTAGTGAGCATCCTTTATTTATGACCAAGGTAGCACCTGATATTCAAAACTTCAATCAAGAAAATTATACTCCATTTGACacaacatattattttaagcaTGAAACTGAAAAAGCACCACAAGCTATGATGAATAATGAAATCAATTTAAACCTGAagcatttaattaaagaaaatattgaacatCCTGAAgaaatgttaaatataaatgaacATTTAGGAGGATTGAgatataatattaaagtcactAGACCCAAttctgaatattttaagaaaagttcAGATTTAAGAGATAAtgtgtttttagaaaataaattggaTCAAGAAGTTACTTCCATTAGAAGCCAACTTAAAGCCATCACAATTTCTCAAGGTTCTAATGACCAAAATCATGAAACTCTTCCACCAATaacctttaataataatttaagatcAGTTACAGGCAATGTAAAACCAATAATAGAAGTGAATACCCTTAAAGAAGTTACTTCAAATGTTCCTCAAAGTGACTCAGATTTAGATTTGGAGGGTCAATTAAATAATCAGAAGAAACACACTGAAATTAAGGGTCAAAATTTGGTTGAAGTTAATAGAAGTTTACAAGGTCTAAAGATTGAAAATCTAATTGAAACAACAGTAAATCCAGTTCAATCTTCAAATATCCttcatttaacagaaaaaattgaagttttaaCAGAATTTTTACCTAGTTGGACAGAAAGTATAACACCCAGCTCAGAAAATAATGCTGAGGAAAACATTGAATCTGCAAACCGGGCTAACACTGACCAAGAAAACTTCAGAGGGAAACCAAAGCAACTAGACAGCTTTACTGCTACAGAAGACATGCAGTCCCACCAACAACGATTTGTAAATCCATGTTTTGTTCCCTATGCCAACCCTTATGTGTCACAGCCAGCTAAAGTAGGAAACTCCCAAGATACCGGATATCTAAAAATAGTATCATTTAATCAGCCAAAAATCCAAAATCCACCTACGTATGTGTTAAACCCTGCTATGTATTACGGACTACCACCTACAAGCGCTTTTATGAATCCTTACATGTTTTCTAATGTGTATTCGCCAACTGTGGCGCAGCCCCCACCTTCTGTGCCACTTAACCATGACCAGATACAAGTGGCTGGTGTTGGAGGTCAGTACTATATGTGTAATCCGATACCAACACCATCAAATAACATTGCAGGTATTCCGGGAGTTGAAGTTAGGAGGTTTGCATCTAATATGCAGAGTATCATTGATGGTGTTGAGGAGTATGAAAGAAT taaCAAATCCAGAGCAGCATCTGTGTTGGTGTGTCCATTGGGTGAGCAAGCGTGCCTGGATGATACTGTATGCGTAAAAAATCACCAGATTTGTGACAGTGAAGTTCACTGTGATGATTCAAGTGACGAAGTTGCTTGTGATTGTAAAGAGAGAGTCGGAAAATTAAGGTTATGTGATGGGTACTGTGACTGTCCCAGATGTGAAGATGAGACCGGTTGTTTTG GTTGTGAAGAAACTGAATTTTCTTGTGACGACTGGTCAAGATTACGCAGATCTACTTGCATTCCCATATCACAACGATGTGATGGGATAAAACATTGTGAGGTAACTGGAAAGGACGAATCAGATTGTTCCATATTAGCAGATCATCTGggaaattttccattaaataaaatttctaattCTGTTGGCTTTCTTCATAGAAATTTTAAAGGTAAATGGTACCCAACCTGTTTTGGTACTGAATTATGGGCCGCTGAAGTTTGTCAGGTTGAAGCTGGGCCGAGTGCtat TATTCCAAAAACTCATATGACATTGACCACTACACCATATGATGGTTTGTTCATTAATATCCGCCCAGATAATGAGATCAGTTTAGTAAACACTTGTGTTCAAGACCGAGCAGCTTTTGTAGAGTGTCCCCCAATCTATTGTGGACTtagatttttgattaataatcCTTATAGGATGGAAGAAGTGGATACAACTGTTGAGGATATGTTATCTAATATCGAGAGAGCTGATAGTATGAGACATGTGATGTTTAAGAGAGAGGATACAG ATAATACTTTTGATCAGACTCTGGCAAAACACAATCTAAGCCATAGTCATATTGAAGAAGTAAGAAAAAACTTAGAGAGATCTCTTAAACGAAGAGATTTGTCTGCTGAGAGTAGCATCCTAAAAGAAAGCAGAGTAGTTGGAGGAAAACCAAGCCAACCAGCAGCGTGGCCTTGGTTGGTTTCGATCTATCGAAATGGCATATTCCATTGTGGAGGAGTTTTAATCAATGACTTGTGGATCGTTACTGCATCACATTGTGTTtctaa GTACTGGCAATTCTATTATGAAATCCAGGCAGGTACATTGAGAAGATTTTCGTATTCTCCCATGGATCAAAGACGATGGGTTAAACTCGTGGTACCTCATAAGGcttacagtaaaaataatttaagaaacgATATAG ctCTAATGAAATTATCAGCTCCAATAAGATATAATCGATATGTCAGACCTATTTGTCTACCATCTGAAGCTACAGCTGGTCAGAACTATTTAAACGGCCCCATGGCCGGTACTGTTTGTACCACAGTAGGATGGGGAGCTACTATTGAACATGGATCTGATC CTGACCATATGAGAGAAGTTGAGGTACCAATTTTATCGCACTGTATACACAAAGAAGATTCCGATGTTGAGGAAATTTGTGCAG GTTTAATTGAAGGTGGTAAAGACGCCTGCCAAGGTGACTCTGGCGGGCCCTTAATGTGTAGAAATCCTAACAACCCTAATCAGTGGTATCTCGCAGGGGTTGTTAGTCACGGAGAAGGATGTGCGCGCCCCAACGAACCAGGGGTTTACACCAAAGTTAGTAAATATGTGGGATGGATTGCCGAAAATACCA GAGATGATAAATTGACGTTCAGAATCCCACTTCAAAAATGCCCAGGATATACCTGCAGAGGGACTAAACAATGTGTTCCAAAAAAACGCAGATGTGATAGGATTATCGACTGCCTTTTTGGAGATGATGAGCTTAATTGCCAAAATcgatttaaagaattttttaagcatTCTAGGACGACTGTGGTGCCAAGTTCGCATATACCTCAACTTTCGATTGATCCGTTCGAATTTGTACTTGGCACAAGTTTGAATAATTCAGGTGAAACAAATAGTGATATTAGTTTAGTCGAAATTAGTACTATTACAAATGAAAATAGTACTATAGATATAAAGAGTAATGATACTATATATACAACTAAATTGCCGGAACTATTGAACATTTCTCATACTACTGagttagataaaaataattatcaaaatgaTATAAATGAAACTAACACaaaattagatattattattattgaaaatagtACTTTAAAGATGGATAATAATACTGCTTTAATAACTGAACTTGGTAATGATGGTAATGATGaaactactgaaaaaaatagaaaagaacGACCTTTCGAGAAGATTTATTTCAAGTGTAAAGA GATGTTACAAATAATTTCCATAGAAAAAAGATGCAATAAAATGTTTGATTGTGAAGACGGTTCGGATGAAATAGATTGCACATGCTCAGATTATATCAATGCTGTCGACTCGAGCGCTATTTGTGATGGAGTGGTCGATTGCCACGATGCTAGTGATGAGAGAAATTGTG tGACCTGTAACAAAACACAATATACTTGCAGTTTATCACAAAAGTGTATAAATCTGTCTCAAAGGTGTGATGGCAATGTGGATTGTCCACAAAATGAAGACGAATTAAATTGTG ctaCTTTGTCCAACGGTTATATTGTAACCCTAGACAAAGATTCCAAGCCATCTTTTAAATCCGATGGAGTGTTTACTATAAATCGTCAAGGGCTCTGGAAACCATTGTGTCTTAACTCAACCTATTTGAGACATGAGGAACCCGCTATTTCTATGATTATTTGCAATTTACTTGGATTCGATGAATACTCCTCCTACCATACACGTTTAGTTCAAGAGAAGATTATAAATGCTACGTTTTCTGATGCTGAAGGCTTGTCATCTGAAGAAAAGTGTACTCATTGTTGTGAAGGTTTATATGTAag ctgTTCGAATTTCTCAACTAGTTCAAGTCTAAGTTACAAATCACTGGAACAAGTTaatgaattatatttttctccTTGGATGGTAGCGATATATTCGGAAGGTGAATATAATTGTATGGGAACTCTTTTAAATGACATATGGGTTATTACATCGATAAAGTGTTTTAGAGAAATCCAGAA TATTCAAATGAATTACGTAGTGGCTGTCTTAGGCAAAGGAAAACTGCATCTACACGAAAATGGTCCACACGAACAAATAATACGTGTAACGGAAAGTGTAAATCTAGACGATACTGATATAGTTCTTCTAAGATTGGAAGAGAATGTTAAATTTAACAGATACGTTCAGGCTGCACGTTTAAACTCGAG gagaGACTCGATTCACAATGAAAAATGTTATGCCGCAGGAAGAGATCGCCAAAATAAAACGATGTTCGTGCATTTGTTACCAAATAAAAACTGTCCATCAGGACTTAGatgttttgggaaaaaaattcaggATGGTTGCGAG AATTTGTTACCATGGAGCGGTGTTATAATTTGTGACTCTAGATCAGGCTGGTACCCTGCAGCTGTCTTTAATGAAGACCATGGATATTGTGGTTTTAgtcttcataaaaaatatactagcattcaatttcataaaaatcaaataaataaagtttttg AATTTGTTCCAAAGCCCGTTCCTGCGCCCATTTGCTATGGGTTCCGGTGTTCATTGGGAAATTGCATTCCAGAGCACAACCTTTGCGATGGCATCAATCACTGCCATGACGGTTCCGATGAAAATAGTACGGTGTGTTATGAAAGGGAAAAGGAGTGTTATATGAATGATAATTGTG taTGCTCTCATACACAATTAAAATGTCCGCATTCAAACAAATGCTATCGTAAATCGGCATTTTGTGACCGAACCGATAATTGCGGCGCGTTCGAAGATGAACCTGAGGTTTGCACGTGTCataattatttgaatttgacAAATCCACAAAAGATTTGTGATGGTACAGTAAACTGTTTTGATAGAAGCGACGAAAACCCGGAAATATGTACTTGTCAGCCAGGCAGTTTCCAGTGTGG ccAAAATAAATGCGTTTCACCCGAGATGGTATGTGACGATTTTAAAGATTGTCCTAATGGAGAAGATGAACAAAACTGTTTGACCTTAAAAGCAGAAGGCGATAG CAACGCAGGTGAAGTACTTACACGAACTGGAGGAATTCTACACGGTGGATGTTTCAAATCCGAATACTCCATGTCTATTTTGGAGAATATTTGCTTAAAACTGGGATTTGAAG aaagtAGCGGTCACCAGTTAATACCATCTGTCAATGCTACCTTGACTGCCCTTCGACCCGTTTTTGATTCTTACAATGTGGTTTGGCTTCGACGAAATCCAGATAACAGGATGAAATTGCGGCTACGCACCGGAAACGAACCTTACGTTAAATTTGTTATGGATGATAGTTGTCACAGATTGTTTATTGCTTGCATTCCAAAGGAACGAGAAATAAACACTTAG